A single region of the Nicotiana sylvestris chromosome 6, ASM39365v2, whole genome shotgun sequence genome encodes:
- the LOC104222874 gene encoding transcription factor PRE3-like, whose amino-acid sequence MSSRRSRSRHSGGSRISEDQINDLVSKLQQVLPELQNRSSDKVSAARVLQETCNYIRSLHREVDDLSDRLSELLETSDTTQAALIRSLLMQ is encoded by the exons ATGTCTAGCAGAAGGTCAAGATCAAGACATTCAGGAGGTTCAAGAATAAGTGAGGACCAAATCAATGATCTTGTTTCAAAGTTGCAACAGGTTCTTCCTGAGCTCCAGAATAGGTCCTCTGACAAG GTTTCAGCAGCTAGAGTCTTGCAAGAGACATGCAACTACATAAGAAGCCTACACAGAGAAGTTGATGATCTGAGTGACAGATTATCTGAACTCTTGGAAACTTCAGACACTACCCAAGCAGCTCTAATTAGAAGCCTACTTATGCAATAG